A region from the Streptomyces sp. 3214.6 genome encodes:
- a CDS encoding beta-ketoacyl-ACP synthase III, protein MNGSRIAAVGHYQPAKVLTNEDLAGLVDTSDEWIRSRVGIRTRHIAGPDEPVDELAAHAAAKALASAGLTPADIDLVLVATSTAVDRSPNMAARVAARLGIPQPAAMDVNVVCAGFTHALATADHTVRAGAATRALVIGADKMSEVTDWSDRTTCVLVGDGAGAAVVEACPDGVEPGIAPVLWGSVPEMGHAVRIEGQPARFAQEGQSVYRWATTQLPPLARQACERAGLTPEDLAAVVLHQANLRIIEPLAQKIGAVNAVVARDVTESGNTSAASIPLAFSKLVEQGAVSTGDPVLLFGFGGNLSYAGQVVRCP, encoded by the coding sequence ATGAACGGCTCGCGCATCGCCGCCGTCGGCCACTACCAGCCCGCCAAGGTGCTCACCAACGAGGACCTGGCGGGCCTGGTCGACACCAGTGACGAGTGGATCAGGAGCCGGGTGGGCATCCGCACGCGCCACATCGCGGGCCCCGACGAGCCCGTGGACGAGCTGGCCGCACACGCCGCCGCCAAGGCGCTCGCCTCGGCCGGCCTCACACCGGCCGACATCGACCTGGTGCTGGTCGCGACCTCCACGGCCGTCGACCGCTCGCCCAACATGGCCGCCCGGGTCGCCGCCCGGCTCGGCATTCCGCAGCCGGCCGCGATGGACGTCAATGTCGTCTGCGCCGGTTTCACCCATGCGCTGGCGACCGCCGACCACACCGTCCGTGCGGGCGCAGCCACCCGTGCCCTGGTCATCGGCGCCGACAAGATGTCCGAGGTGACCGACTGGAGCGACCGCACCACCTGCGTGCTGGTCGGCGACGGAGCGGGCGCCGCCGTGGTCGAAGCCTGCCCCGACGGAGTCGAGCCCGGCATCGCGCCCGTGCTGTGGGGCTCGGTGCCCGAGATGGGCCACGCCGTGCGCATCGAGGGTCAGCCGGCACGGTTCGCGCAGGAAGGGCAGAGCGTCTACCGCTGGGCCACCACCCAACTGCCGCCCCTGGCGCGACAGGCCTGCGAGCGGGCCGGGCTCACTCCCGAGGACCTCGCCGCCGTCGTCCTGCACCAGGCGAACCTGCGCATCATCGAACCCCTCGCGCAGAAGATCGGCGCCGTCAACGCGGTCGTCGCGCGCGACGTCACCGAATCGGGCAACACCTCCGCCGCCAGCATCCCCCTGGCCTTCTCCAAGCTCGTCGAGCAGGGCGCCGTCTCCACGGGCGACCCGGTGCTGCTCTTCGGCTTCGGCGGCAACCTGTCGTACGCGGGCCAGGTCGTGCGCTGCCCGTGA
- a CDS encoding MFS transporter small subunit produces the protein MSNDSSPSPQPDRRPLIAFAWLWVGAPLAYGLYELVQKATQLFTG, from the coding sequence ATGTCGAACGACAGCAGCCCGAGTCCGCAGCCTGACCGGCGGCCACTGATCGCCTTTGCCTGGCTGTGGGTGGGCGCGCCGCTCGCCTACGGGCTGTACGAGCTCGTACAGAAGGCGACGCAATTGTTCACCGGGTAA
- a CDS encoding OFA family MFS transporter has translation MSPPVAPPGWSRWLVPPAALSVHLSIGQAYAWSVFKPPLESALDLSGTQSALPFQLAIVMLGLSAAFGGTLVERNGPRWAMTVALVCFSSGFLISALGAATEQYWLIVLGYGFVGGIGLGIGYISPVSTLIKWFPDRPGMATGIAIMGFGGGALIASPWSAQMLESFGSDSSGIALAFLVHGLSYAVFMTLGVLLVRVPRSERPVAGGPSAVEGVQVSARSAVRTPQFWCLWVVLCMNVTAGIGILEKAAPMIKDFFADTSTPVSVSAAAGFVALLSAANMAGRIGWSSTSDLIGRKNIYRVYLGVGALMYGLIALIGDSSKPLFVLCALVILSFYGGGFATVPAYLKDLFGTYQVGAIHGRLLTAWSTAGVLGPLIVNWIADRQEEAGKHGSSLYTLSLFIMIGLLAVGFVANELVRPVHPRHHLPAQKEVADVERQQPESAA, from the coding sequence ATGAGTCCCCCTGTCGCACCGCCCGGCTGGAGCCGCTGGCTCGTCCCCCCGGCCGCGCTCTCGGTCCATCTCTCCATCGGCCAGGCCTACGCGTGGTCCGTGTTCAAGCCGCCGCTGGAGTCCGCGCTCGACCTCAGCGGCACGCAGAGCGCGCTTCCCTTCCAACTCGCCATCGTCATGCTCGGCCTGTCCGCGGCCTTCGGCGGCACGCTCGTGGAACGCAACGGGCCGCGCTGGGCGATGACCGTCGCCCTGGTCTGCTTCTCGTCCGGCTTCCTGATCTCCGCGCTCGGCGCCGCCACCGAGCAGTACTGGCTGATCGTCCTCGGCTACGGCTTCGTCGGCGGAATCGGTCTCGGCATCGGTTACATCTCACCCGTCTCCACATTGATCAAGTGGTTCCCGGATCGTCCTGGCATGGCCACCGGCATCGCCATCATGGGCTTCGGCGGCGGCGCGCTCATCGCCTCGCCCTGGTCGGCGCAGATGCTGGAGTCGTTCGGCTCCGACAGCTCCGGGATCGCGCTCGCCTTTCTCGTGCACGGGCTTTCCTATGCGGTCTTCATGACGCTGGGCGTACTGCTGGTGCGGGTGCCGCGCAGCGAGCGGCCGGTCGCGGGCGGGCCGAGCGCCGTCGAGGGGGTGCAGGTGTCGGCGCGCAGTGCGGTGCGCACCCCTCAGTTCTGGTGTCTGTGGGTCGTGCTCTGCATGAACGTGACCGCCGGCATCGGCATCCTGGAGAAGGCCGCGCCGATGATCAAGGACTTCTTCGCCGACACCTCCACCCCGGTCTCGGTGTCCGCCGCCGCCGGCTTCGTCGCCCTGCTGTCCGCGGCGAACATGGCCGGCCGGATCGGCTGGTCGTCCACCTCGGACCTGATCGGACGCAAGAACATCTACCGGGTGTACCTGGGCGTCGGCGCCCTGATGTACGGGCTGATCGCGCTGATCGGCGACTCGTCGAAACCCCTGTTCGTCCTGTGCGCGCTGGTGATCCTCTCCTTCTACGGCGGCGGCTTCGCGACCGTCCCCGCCTACCTCAAGGACCTGTTCGGGACCTACCAGGTCGGCGCGATCCACGGCCGGTTGCTCACCGCCTGGTCCACCGCCGGAGTGCTCGGCCCGCTGATCGTGAACTGGATCGCCGACCGGCAGGAGGAGGCCGGAAAGCACGGCTCGTCGCTGTACACGCTGTCCCTGTTCATCATGATCGGGCTGCTCGCCGTCGGCTTCGTCGCCAACGAACTCGTCCGTCCCGTCCACCCCCGTCACCACCTGCCCGCCCAGAAGGAGGTTGCCGATGTCGAACGACAGCAGCCCGAGTCCGCAGCCTGA
- the fdhD gene encoding formate dehydrogenase accessory sulfurtransferase FdhD, with the protein MGRVTERRKVIRIRDGVVSARPDTLVAEEPLEIRLNGKPLAITMRTPGDDFALAAGFLVSEGVLATASDLLNIVYCAGATVDGSNTYNVVDVRTTPGVTIPDFTLERNVYTTSSCGLCGKASLDAVRTTTRWPIADTPPLRIEPELLASLPDRLRAAQRVFDRTGGLHAAALFSEEGELLDVREDVGRHNAVDKLVGRALQNGDLPLSRAILLVSGRASFELAQKAVMAGIPVLAAVSAPSSLAVDLAAETGLTLVGFLRGSSMNVYAGEDRITLRTAAARG; encoded by the coding sequence ATGGGACGAGTCACCGAACGACGCAAGGTGATCCGCATCAGGGACGGAGTGGTCTCCGCCCGACCGGACACCCTCGTCGCCGAGGAACCACTGGAGATCCGGCTCAACGGCAAGCCGCTCGCGATCACCATGCGCACGCCCGGCGACGACTTCGCGCTGGCCGCCGGCTTCCTGGTCAGCGAGGGTGTACTGGCCACCGCGTCCGATCTGCTCAACATCGTCTACTGTGCGGGCGCGACGGTCGACGGTTCCAACACCTACAACGTGGTCGACGTCCGGACGACCCCCGGCGTGACGATCCCCGACTTCACCCTCGAGCGGAACGTCTACACGACCTCCTCCTGCGGCCTGTGCGGAAAGGCGAGCCTGGACGCGGTCCGTACGACGACCCGCTGGCCGATAGCCGACACTCCCCCGCTCCGGATCGAGCCCGAGCTGCTCGCGAGCCTCCCCGACCGGCTGCGTGCGGCCCAGCGGGTGTTCGACCGGACCGGGGGGCTCCACGCGGCGGCCCTGTTCTCGGAGGAGGGCGAGCTGCTCGACGTCCGGGAGGACGTGGGCCGGCACAACGCGGTCGACAAGCTGGTCGGCCGCGCCCTGCAGAACGGGGACCTGCCGCTGTCCCGGGCGATCCTGCTGGTCTCGGGGCGGGCCTCGTTCGAGCTGGCGCAGAAGGCCGTGATGGCGGGCATCCCGGTGCTCGCCGCGGTCTCGGCGCCCTCCTCCCTGGCCGTGGACCTGGCCGCGGAGACCGGGCTGACCCTGGTGGGCTTCCTGCGAGGCAGTTCCATGAACGTGTACGCGGGTGAGGACCGCATCACCCTGCGGACCGCGGCCGCCCGGGGCTGA
- a CDS encoding isochorismatase family protein yields the protein MTAPLALDPAHTALVLVDLMDRIVALPLEPRKGTEVLSVAEELAAEFRTAGGPVVLVRVERPGVGEQPPGSGLVQGLLREGDLEIVKRTIGAFQGTGLDDRLRELGVTTLVFGGIATNLGVESTARAAGDLGYELFFVEDAMSALTEAEHEASVKLDFPRLGTVVRAAQVRFLSS from the coding sequence ATGACCGCACCTCTCGCGCTCGACCCCGCGCACACCGCCCTTGTCCTCGTCGACCTGATGGACCGCATCGTCGCGCTGCCCCTGGAGCCCCGTAAGGGGACCGAAGTGCTGTCCGTCGCAGAGGAGCTGGCCGCCGAGTTCCGCACGGCGGGCGGCCCCGTCGTCCTCGTCCGCGTCGAGCGCCCCGGGGTCGGCGAGCAGCCGCCCGGCAGCGGTCTGGTCCAGGGGCTGCTCCGGGAAGGCGACCTGGAGATCGTCAAGCGCACCATCGGCGCCTTCCAGGGGACCGGACTGGACGACCGTCTCCGTGAACTCGGCGTCACCACACTCGTGTTCGGCGGCATCGCCACCAACCTCGGCGTCGAGTCCACCGCCCGTGCCGCCGGCGACCTCGGCTACGAGCTGTTCTTCGTCGAGGACGCGATGTCCGCTCTCACCGAGGCCGAGCACGAGGCGTCGGTGAAACTGGACTTCCCCCGGCTGGGGACGGTGGTGCGTGCGGCCCAGGTGCGATTCCTGAGCAGCTGA
- a CDS encoding MarR family winged helix-turn-helix transcriptional regulator has protein sequence MSEAPLAAIRSLPSWLLGRAAARGRALVADALAVEGLKMWHHVVLSAVRDLGPVAQADLGRSVGLDPKDLVGILNDLQSAGLAVRAPDPGDRRKNAVSLTEQGRQLLQRCEKAAREANDALLAPLSAAERDQFMGLLTRISGTEG, from the coding sequence ATGTCCGAAGCGCCCCTCGCCGCCATCCGCTCTCTCCCCAGCTGGCTCCTCGGTCGGGCCGCCGCGCGCGGCCGCGCCCTGGTCGCCGACGCTCTCGCCGTCGAGGGCCTCAAGATGTGGCACCACGTCGTGCTCTCCGCCGTCCGCGATCTCGGCCCCGTCGCTCAGGCCGACCTCGGCCGCAGTGTCGGACTCGACCCCAAGGACCTGGTCGGCATCCTCAACGACCTGCAGTCCGCGGGCCTCGCCGTGCGCGCGCCGGATCCCGGTGACCGCCGGAAGAACGCCGTGTCACTCACCGAGCAGGGCCGACAACTGCTCCAGCGCTGCGAGAAGGCCGCTCGGGAGGCGAACGACGCCCTGCTCGCCCCGCTCTCGGCGGCCGAACGGGACCAGTTCATGGGCCTGTTGACCCGGATTTCCGGCACGGAGGGCTGA
- a CDS encoding quinone oxidoreductase family protein, with protein MRRVRYDSIGGPLFLEETPVPEPGPGELLVRCAAIGVTLPVVRKVTEGTEPIPLGGEIAGEVVAVGPGVTGFRVGERVTGLCFGHGYADFALLHEAMASPVPEDASAVDAVALVRSGLVALGALTAARPEPGEAALVTAAASGVGHLAVQLARTRGAARVVGAVSDPAKSDFVGALGADDVIVYDNADWGAPVDYVLDAVGGALLTPAVAALAPGGRLVAYSSGGGTIRAYDLLVGAKSVIGFQMAHVARGRPEVYERWRQELWRLFAAGTLKPVVHREFGLADAAEAHEMIESRSNLGKVVLVP; from the coding sequence ATGCGTCGCGTCCGGTACGACTCCATCGGCGGACCGCTGTTCCTGGAGGAGACGCCCGTCCCCGAGCCCGGCCCGGGCGAGCTCCTCGTGCGCTGCGCGGCGATCGGCGTGACCCTGCCCGTCGTCCGCAAGGTCACCGAGGGCACGGAGCCGATTCCGCTCGGCGGCGAGATCGCCGGGGAGGTCGTGGCCGTCGGGCCCGGGGTCACCGGATTCCGGGTGGGCGAGCGGGTGACGGGCCTGTGCTTCGGCCACGGCTACGCCGACTTCGCGCTCCTGCACGAGGCCATGGCCTCCCCCGTCCCGGAGGACGCGAGCGCGGTCGACGCCGTCGCCCTCGTGCGCAGCGGCCTGGTCGCGCTGGGCGCGCTCACGGCCGCGCGGCCCGAACCCGGCGAGGCGGCCCTCGTCACGGCGGCGGCGAGCGGGGTCGGCCACCTCGCCGTGCAGCTGGCGCGCACGCGCGGCGCGGCCCGGGTCGTGGGCGCCGTGTCCGACCCGGCGAAGTCCGACTTCGTGGGCGCACTGGGCGCCGACGACGTCATCGTCTACGACAACGCCGACTGGGGCGCCCCCGTCGACTACGTCCTGGACGCCGTCGGGGGCGCGTTGCTCACTCCCGCCGTCGCGGCCCTCGCTCCCGGCGGGCGACTCGTGGCGTACAGCTCGGGCGGCGGGACGATCCGGGCGTACGACCTGTTGGTGGGCGCGAAGTCCGTGATCGGTTTCCAGATGGCCCACGTCGCGCGCGGGAGGCCTGAGGTGTACGAGCGGTGGCGCCAGGAGCTGTGGCGCCTGTTCGCGGCGGGGACGCTGAAGCCGGTCGTCCACCGGGAATTCGGCCTGGCGGACGCCGCCGAGGCACACGAGATGATCGAGTCACGGAGCAATCTGGGGAAAGTGGTTCTGGTGCCGTGA
- a CDS encoding bile acid:sodium symporter family protein — protein MKRLHWPSWMPVDPYILLLLGTVGLAALFPARGGAADVASGASTAAIAFLFFLYGARLSTREALDGLRHWRLHVTVLACTFVVFPLLGLAARGLIPVLLTHPLYQGLLFLTLVPSTIQSSIAFTSIARGNVPAAICAGSFSSLVGIVVTPLLAASLLGSSGGGFSADSLVEIVLQLLVPFLAGQLLRRWIGGFVARHKKVLGLVDRGSILLVVYTAFSEGMVQGIWHQVSAVRLGGLLVVEAVLLAVMLALTWYGGRALRFDREDRIAIQFAGSKKSLASGLPMASVLFGAHASLAVLPLMLFHQMQLMVCAVIAKRRARDPLEAPGERRDERASAAA, from the coding sequence GTGAAACGCCTGCACTGGCCGAGTTGGATGCCGGTCGACCCCTACATCCTGCTGTTGCTCGGGACCGTCGGGCTCGCGGCACTGTTCCCGGCCCGCGGCGGCGCCGCCGACGTGGCCTCCGGCGCCTCCACGGCCGCGATCGCCTTCCTCTTCTTTCTGTACGGCGCTCGCCTGTCCACCCGTGAGGCACTCGACGGACTGAGGCACTGGCGCCTCCACGTGACCGTCCTGGCCTGCACTTTCGTGGTCTTCCCGCTGCTGGGCCTGGCCGCGCGCGGCCTCATCCCGGTATTGCTCACCCACCCGCTCTACCAGGGGCTGCTCTTCCTCACCCTCGTCCCGTCGACGATCCAGTCGTCGATCGCGTTCACCTCCATCGCCCGCGGCAACGTCCCCGCCGCGATCTGCGCGGGCTCCTTCTCCTCGCTGGTCGGCATCGTCGTCACCCCGCTGCTGGCGGCGTCCCTGCTCGGCAGCAGCGGCGGCGGCTTCTCCGCCGACTCGCTCGTCGAGATCGTGCTGCAACTGCTCGTACCGTTCCTCGCCGGGCAACTGCTGCGCCGCTGGATCGGCGGCTTCGTCGCACGGCACAAGAAGGTGCTCGGACTGGTCGACCGCGGCTCGATCCTCCTCGTCGTCTACACCGCGTTCAGCGAGGGCATGGTCCAGGGCATCTGGCACCAGGTCAGCGCCGTACGGCTGGGCGGACTGCTTGTCGTCGAGGCCGTCCTGCTCGCGGTGATGCTCGCCCTGACCTGGTACGGGGGCAGGGCGCTGCGGTTCGATCGTGAGGACCGCATCGCGATCCAGTTCGCCGGCTCGAAGAAGTCCCTCGCCTCCGGGCTGCCCATGGCGAGCGTCCTGTTCGGCGCGCACGCCTCCCTCGCCGTACTGCCGCTGATGCTCTTCCATCAGATGCAGCTCATGGTGTGCGCCGTCATCGCCAAGCGCCGGGCACGGGATCCGTTGGAGGCGCCGGGGGAACGGCGCGACGAGCGGGCGTCGGCCGCAGCGTGA
- a CDS encoding LysR substrate-binding domain-containing protein: MYEPSHLRTFLAVAQTLSFTQAARRLGLRQSTVSQHVRRLEDATGRALFTRDTHSVELTEDGEAMLGFARRILDVHEQATAFFTGTRLRGRLRFGASEDFVLTRLPEILEGFRHDHPEVDLELTVELSGTLHEQLAAGKLDLVLAKRRPEDPRGELVWHDRLVWIGAERLRLDADRPVPLIVFPPPGITRALALEALERQGRAWRIVCTSGSLNGLIAAARAGLGVMAHSRGLIPPGLVRIPDRAGLPELGRVDFVLVHGRRRTSAQGAADALAAAILAGGDRLHRRPAPGPGRRTGPPE; encoded by the coding sequence GTGTACGAACCCTCCCATCTGCGCACCTTCCTCGCCGTCGCCCAGACGCTGAGTTTCACGCAGGCCGCGCGGCGGCTCGGGCTGCGCCAGTCCACCGTCAGCCAGCACGTGCGGCGCCTGGAGGACGCGACCGGCCGGGCGCTGTTCACCCGGGACACGCACTCCGTGGAGCTCACGGAGGACGGCGAGGCGATGCTCGGCTTCGCGCGCCGGATCCTGGACGTGCACGAACAGGCCACGGCGTTCTTCACCGGCACCCGGCTGCGCGGTCGGCTGCGCTTCGGCGCCTCGGAGGACTTCGTCCTGACCCGGCTGCCGGAGATCCTGGAGGGCTTCCGCCACGACCACCCCGAGGTCGACCTGGAACTGACGGTGGAGCTGTCGGGCACCCTGCACGAGCAGCTGGCCGCCGGGAAACTGGACCTGGTGCTGGCCAAGCGGCGCCCCGAGGATCCACGGGGTGAGCTGGTGTGGCACGACCGGCTGGTGTGGATCGGCGCGGAGCGGTTGCGGCTGGACGCCGACCGTCCGGTCCCGCTCATCGTCTTCCCGCCGCCGGGCATCACCAGGGCGCTGGCCCTGGAGGCGCTGGAGCGGCAGGGGCGGGCCTGGCGGATCGTCTGCACGAGCGGCAGCCTCAACGGTCTCATCGCGGCGGCCCGGGCGGGCCTGGGCGTGATGGCGCACTCGCGGGGCCTGATCCCGCCGGGCCTGGTGCGGATCCCGGACCGGGCGGGGCTGCCGGAACTGGGACGGGTCGACTTCGTGCTGGTGCACGGACGCAGACGGACGTCGGCCCAGGGCGCCGCGGACGCGCTGGCGGCGGCGATCCTGGCGGGCGGCGACCGCCTGCACCGACGACCGGCCCCGGGACCCGGCCGGCGCACCGGCCCGCCGGAGTAA
- a CDS encoding AMP-dependent synthetase/ligase, whose translation MREFTNPPLALAPPVGGLADVVFQHAQDDPQYVSLGRKDERGEWRDVTAAEFRDEVLALAKGLLAQGIRFGDRVAIMSRTRYEWTLFDYALWTIGAQVVPVYSTSSAEQCFWMLYDAECTAAVVEHEDHAMTIATVIDRLPQLRQLWQLDSGCVQELYDAGASIEDDVVHRHREAVTPDSTATIIYTSGTTGRPKGCVISHGNFMFEADTVIERWEPVFHSKRGDEAATLLFLPLAHVFGRMVQIAAIRGRVRFGHQPQLHAAALLPDLAAFRPTFFLAVPYIFEKVFNAARRKAEREGRAGPFEKAVEVAVNYAEAIEAKAWGLGPGPSAGLRMQHQLFDKLVYSKVRAAMGGRVRHAMSGGSGMDRKLGLFFAGAGVQIYEGYGLTETTAAATANPPGRTRYGTVGRPIPGMTVHIADDGEIWLRGENVFQGYLNNPKATDETLHDGWLATGDLGSLDEDGYLTITGRKKEILVTSGGKSVSPGLLEERVRDHPLVNQCIVVGNDRPFVAALVTLDQEAVEHWLQMRGKPQLPPVELVRDPDLEAEVRRAVVAANTLVSQAESIRTFRILAQPFTEEHGLLTPSLKLKRKAIENAYANEVDALYRT comes from the coding sequence TTGCGCGAGTTCACCAACCCTCCGTTGGCGTTGGCACCGCCGGTCGGCGGTCTGGCCGACGTCGTCTTCCAGCACGCCCAGGACGACCCGCAGTACGTCAGCCTCGGCCGCAAGGACGAACGCGGCGAATGGCGGGACGTGACCGCCGCCGAGTTCCGCGACGAGGTACTCGCCCTCGCCAAGGGTCTGCTGGCCCAGGGCATCCGGTTCGGCGACCGCGTCGCCATCATGTCCCGCACCCGTTACGAGTGGACGCTGTTCGACTACGCCCTGTGGACGATCGGCGCCCAGGTGGTGCCGGTCTACTCGACCTCCTCCGCGGAACAGTGTTTCTGGATGCTCTACGACGCCGAGTGCACGGCCGCGGTCGTCGAGCACGAGGACCATGCGATGACGATCGCCACCGTCATCGACCGCCTCCCCCAGTTGCGGCAGCTGTGGCAGCTGGACTCGGGCTGTGTGCAGGAGCTGTACGACGCCGGCGCCTCCATCGAGGACGACGTGGTGCACCGGCACCGGGAAGCGGTCACCCCCGACTCGACCGCGACGATCATCTACACCTCCGGCACGACAGGCCGGCCCAAGGGCTGTGTCATCTCGCACGGCAACTTCATGTTCGAGGCGGACACGGTCATCGAGCGCTGGGAGCCGGTGTTTCACTCCAAGCGGGGCGACGAGGCGGCGACCCTGCTGTTCCTGCCGCTCGCGCATGTCTTCGGACGGATGGTGCAGATCGCGGCGATCCGCGGCAGGGTCCGCTTCGGTCACCAGCCCCAGCTGCACGCGGCCGCCCTGCTCCCCGACCTGGCCGCCTTCCGGCCGACGTTCTTCCTGGCCGTGCCGTACATCTTCGAGAAGGTCTTCAACGCGGCCCGCCGCAAGGCGGAGCGGGAGGGCAGGGCGGGGCCGTTCGAGAAGGCCGTCGAGGTGGCCGTGAACTACGCGGAGGCCATCGAGGCGAAGGCCTGGGGCCTCGGGCCCGGCCCGTCGGCGGGCCTGCGCATGCAGCACCAACTCTTCGACAAGCTCGTCTACTCCAAGGTGCGCGCGGCCATGGGCGGCCGGGTCCGGCACGCCATGTCCGGCGGCTCGGGCATGGACCGCAAGCTCGGCCTGTTCTTCGCCGGCGCGGGCGTGCAGATCTACGAGGGTTACGGCCTGACGGAGACGACCGCGGCCGCGACCGCCAACCCACCCGGACGCACCCGGTACGGCACGGTCGGCCGGCCCATCCCGGGGATGACCGTGCACATCGCGGACGACGGCGAGATCTGGCTGCGCGGCGAAAACGTGTTTCAGGGCTACCTCAACAACCCCAAGGCCACCGACGAGACCCTGCACGACGGCTGGCTGGCCACCGGCGACCTGGGCTCCCTCGACGAAGACGGTTACCTCACCATCACCGGCCGCAAGAAGGAAATCCTGGTCACCTCCGGCGGCAAGAGCGTCTCGCCGGGACTGCTGGAGGAGCGGGTGCGCGACCATCCGCTGGTCAACCAGTGCATCGTCGTGGGCAACGACCGGCCGTTCGTGGCCGCGCTGGTCACCCTCGACCAGGAGGCCGTCGAGCACTGGCTGCAGATGCGCGGCAAACCGCAGCTGCCGCCCGTCGAGCTGGTGCGCGACCCGGATCTGGAGGCGGAGGTGCGCCGGGCGGTCGTGGCGGCGAACACGCTGGTCTCGCAGGCCGAGTCGATCCGCACGTTCCGCATCCTCGCCCAGCCGTTCACCGAGGAGCACGGACTGCTGACGCCGTCGCTGAAACTGAAGCGCAAGGCGATCGAAAACGCTTACGCGAACGAGGTCGACGCGCTGTATCGCACGTAG
- a CDS encoding aldo/keto reductase → MSSKVPPIILNNGVEMPQLGFGVWQVPDDEAEQAVSTALEAGYRSIDTAAIYGNEEGTGKAIASSGVPRKDIFVTTKLWNSDQGYDATLRAFDASLEKLGLDYLDLYLIHWPLPARDTYVDSYKAFEKLLADGRVRAIGVSNFLPEHLERLIGETSVIPAVNQIELHPHLQQHASRAFHADQGIATEAWSPLGQGKGLLEVPAIVAIAQKHNRTPAQVVLRWHLQLGNVVIPKSVTPSRIKENIEVFDFSLDTEDLAAISALNEDRRIGPDPGTFDLG, encoded by the coding sequence GTGAGCAGCAAGGTCCCCCCGATCATCCTCAACAACGGCGTGGAGATGCCCCAGCTGGGCTTCGGCGTCTGGCAGGTGCCGGACGACGAGGCGGAGCAGGCGGTGTCCACCGCCCTGGAGGCCGGGTACCGCAGCATCGACACAGCGGCGATCTACGGCAACGAGGAGGGCACCGGCAAGGCCATCGCCTCCTCCGGTGTGCCCCGCAAGGACATCTTCGTCACCACCAAGCTCTGGAACAGCGACCAGGGGTACGACGCGACGCTCCGCGCGTTCGACGCCTCCCTGGAGAAGCTCGGCCTGGACTATCTGGACCTGTACCTCATCCACTGGCCGCTGCCGGCGCGCGACACGTACGTCGACTCGTACAAGGCGTTCGAGAAGCTCCTCGCGGACGGCCGGGTACGGGCCATCGGCGTGTCCAACTTCCTGCCGGAGCACCTGGAGCGGCTGATCGGTGAGACGTCGGTCATCCCGGCGGTCAACCAGATCGAGCTGCACCCGCACCTGCAGCAGCACGCCTCCCGTGCGTTCCACGCGGACCAGGGCATCGCCACCGAGGCCTGGTCCCCGCTCGGCCAGGGCAAGGGCCTGCTGGAGGTCCCGGCGATCGTGGCGATCGCCCAGAAGCACAACCGCACCCCGGCCCAGGTGGTGCTGCGCTGGCACCTCCAGCTCGGCAACGTGGTGATCCCGAAGTCCGTGACGCCGTCGCGGATCAAGGAGAACATCGAGGTGTTCGACTTCAGCCTGGACACCGAGGACCTGGCGGCGATCAGCGCGCTGAACGAGGACCGGCGCATCGGTCCGGACCCGGGCACGTTCGACCTCGGCTGA
- a CDS encoding SDR family oxidoreductase produces the protein MSNSSGTPDSPVALITGGGSGIGAAVARQLLDAGHRVTVTGRGEERLRAFAAELGDPDGLLTVAGNAADYDSVQMAVDRTLKRYGRLDTVVANAGTATHDSVAEGDPAGWTDMVLTNVLGPALLVRASIDALRETRGRIVLVGSVAGFVPTPGNVYGATKWAVTGLAENTRRQVTEWGVGVTLIAPGRVETPFWDSYGSLPPGHLLTADQIADSVVWAIRQPAGVDINTVVVRPIGQPN, from the coding sequence ATGAGCAACTCTTCCGGCACGCCGGATTCTCCGGTCGCGCTGATCACCGGAGGCGGCAGCGGCATCGGCGCGGCCGTCGCGCGGCAGCTGCTGGACGCCGGACACCGGGTCACCGTCACGGGGCGCGGCGAGGAACGACTGCGGGCCTTCGCCGCGGAACTCGGTGACCCGGACGGGTTGTTGACGGTGGCCGGGAACGCCGCCGACTACGACTCCGTACAGATGGCGGTCGACCGTACGCTCAAGCGATACGGGCGACTGGACACGGTCGTCGCCAACGCGGGGACCGCCACGCACGACTCGGTCGCCGAGGGCGACCCGGCCGGGTGGACCGACATGGTGCTCACCAACGTCCTGGGCCCCGCGCTCCTGGTCCGCGCGTCGATCGACGCGCTGAGGGAGACGCGGGGGCGGATCGTGCTGGTCGGCAGTGTCGCCGGATTCGTGCCCACGCCGGGCAACGTCTACGGGGCGACGAAGTGGGCGGTGACCGGGCTCGCGGAGAACACCCGCCGCCAGGTCACCGAGTGGGGCGTCGGCGTGACACTGATCGCGCCCGGCCGGGTCGAGACCCCGTTCTGGGACAGCTACGGCAGCCTGCCGCCCGGGCATCTGCTCACCGCCGACCAGATCGCCGACTCCGTGGTCTGGGCAATCCGACAGCCCGCGGGCGTCGACATCAACACCGTCGTCGTACGGCCGATCGGGCAGCCCAACTGA